Proteins encoded in a region of the Cygnus olor isolate bCygOlo1 chromosome 4, bCygOlo1.pri.v2, whole genome shotgun sequence genome:
- the TRMT44 gene encoding probable tRNA (uracil-O(2)-)-methyltransferase produces MGPVGTAAVRDGGAALPGGFWGAVRVWLEKPQVANRRLCGAAIDAEGTVLLGEGEEGFPRLTAVPGGGREEGAAELGRLWREVSGHLPPSLTARGRPGSELRAVLRTLLPRARPAGPPAPLTKELVVQDVYNGTATFLPLEKNKEGKYQIKKCNIYQIQLTHIKDKEWSVSIVAPSSEDWFSDGITYPKLAWLGNELLSKLAKWSVEQKHSEFRSTLSLISVAKYSNVYQELKEKYKEMVKVWPEVTDPEKFVYEDVAIATYLLILWGEERKEKGLAKKQSFVDLGCGNGLLVHILSNEGHSGRGIDVRRRKIWDMYGPETHLEESSIMPGDSHLFPDTDWLIGNHSDELTPWIPVIAARSSYSCSYFVLPCCFFDFHGKYSRRQSKKTQYREYLDFVAEVGSVCGFHVEEDCLRIPSTKRVCLIGKNRTYPPTECALIDNQITRYIHNRQTCAVVACDRGVGFNHKDCSDDVCKEAASELLENEMETAGRIWMPGFQPREKVEQIRNCAALPRDFVDDVVLNVANLLLNAVPQKSCSNTHGGNMNTWNQGESLSLREVAEHLNKETLKRLKSEYGGLQTLLKNNHQVFEVLNGRVHIRDWRKKKPSMKTKPEVKRCLSAEAYKTRLCWFFIHHPNGCALPSESCPYAHGTEELRQSQTIKKKKHIQ; encoded by the exons ATGGGACCGGTTGGTACGGCGGCGGTGCGAGATGGCGGCGCCGCGCTGCCCGGCGGCTTCTGGGGGGCGGTGCGCGTCTGGCTGGAGAAGCCGCAGGTAGCCAACAGGCGGCTGTGCGGCGCCGCTATCGATGCAGAGGGGACGGTGCTGCTCGGGGAAGGCGAGGAAGGGTTTCCCCGCCTCACCGCCGTGccgggaggagggagagaagaaggggCTGCGGAGCTGGGCCGGCTGTGGAGGGAGGTGAGCGGGCACCTGCCGCCCTCCCTCAcggcccggggccggccgggctCCGAGCTCCGCGCCGTGCTGAGGACGCTACTGCCCCGGGCGCGGCCCGCCGGGCCCCCTGCCCCTCTGACGAAGGAGCTGGTGGTACAAg ATGTTTACAATGGAACTGCGACCTTTCTgcctttggagaaaaacaaggaaggaaaataccAGATTAAAAAGTGCAATATTTATCAAATTCAGCTTACGCACATAAAAGATAAAGAATG gtctGTGTCTATTGTAGCTCCGTCTTCAGAAGATTGGTTTTCAGATGGAATTACATACCCCAAACTAGCATGGCTTGGAAATGAACTTTTGTCCAAACTGGCTAAGTGGTCTGTGGAGCAAAAGCACAGTGAGTTTAGAAGTACACTCTCACTCATTTCTGTAGCAAAGTACAGCAACGTTTATCaagaacttaaagaaaaatacaaggagATGGTAAAG gtATGGCCTGAAGTAACAGATCCTGAGAAGTTTGTATATGAAGATGTTGCCATTGCTACTTACTTGCTG attctctggggagaagagagaaaggaaaaaggattgGCCAAGAAACAGTCATTTGTAGATCTTGGATGTGGAAATGGTCTACTGGTTCATATTCTCAGCAACGAAGGG CACTCTGGTAGAGGAATTGAtgtgaggagaagaaaaatatgggaCATGTATGGACCAGAAACTCATTTAGAG gaatcCTCTATCATGCCGGGTGACAGTCATCTATTTCCAGATACTGATTGGCTGATAGGAAACCATTCAGATGAATTAACGCCATGGATACCTGTAATTGCAGCGAG GTCTTCCTATTCGTGTAGCTACTTTGTGCTGCCATGTTGCTTCTTTGATTTCCATGGAAAATACAGCCGAAGACAAAGCAAGAAGACTCAGTACAGAGAATATCTTGATTTTGTTGCTGAAGTGGGATCTGTATGTGGTTTTCACGTGGAAGAAGACTGCCTTAGAATTCCATCAACAAAAAGG GTGTGCCTTATTGGAAAAAACAGGACCTATCCACCTACAGAATGTGCTTTGATTGACAATCAGATAACACGGTATATTCATAATCGTCAGACTTGTGCTGTGGTTGCATGTGACAGAGGAGTTGGATTTAATCATAAAGATTGCTCTGATGACGTATGCAAAGAAGCAGCCTCAGAacttcttgaaaatgaaatggaaactgCTGGTAGAATTTGGATGCCTGGATTTCAACCCAGAGAAAAAGTAGAACAAATCAGAAATTGTGCTGCCCTCCCTCGAGATTTTGTAGATGATGTGGTTCTGAATGTGGCAAATTTGCTATTAAATGCGGTCCCCCAAAAATCATGTTCTAATACTCACGGTGGAAATATGAATACCTGGAATCAAGGAG AAAGCCTTTCCTTGAGAGAAGTAgcagaacatttaaataaagagaCTTTAAAGAGGCTGAAGAGTGAATATGGAGGCTTACAGACACTGCTCAAGAACAATCATCAAGTATTCGAAG tTCTAAATGGGAGAGTTCATATTCGtgactggagaaaaaagaagccaTCAATGAAAACTAAGCCTGAAGTAAAACGATGCCTTTCAGCTGAAGCATATAAAACACGCCTCTGTTGGTTTTTCATTCATCATCCGAATGGTTGTGCTTTGCCTTCTGAATCTTGCCCATATGCTCATGGGACTGAGGAGCTAAGACAGTCTCAgactattaaaaagaaaaaacatatacaGTGA